Part of the Limihaloglobus sulfuriphilus genome is shown below.
CGGCAATATTGGAGAAGCTGAGCATTCTAAAATCAGTTGACGGTTTCTCGCATCACAGGTCGGTTGCGATTGCCCTGGAGAGGCTTGGAGGAACCGAATCGGCGATAATGCTTGCACAGCATCTGAACAAGCCGGAGATGTCGGGATATCACCTGACCAGCCTTGAAAAAGCCATTGACGACGAGACTGTACGCTATATCGGCAGATACGTCGGCAACGCTTTCAGGGAGATTATCCTTGCCAGGGCACTTTACAAATGCGGAGACTACGAATCCGTTGGTGAAAATATCCTGCGGGAATACAAAAAAGACATCCGGGGCCATTTCGCCAGACACGCAAATGAGCTTTTGAAAGATTAAGATAAAAAGAAAGCCTCTCATTTCGAGAGGCTTTTTTGCTGGTTTAAACTTCTATTCCGAAATAGTTTACCGCATTGTTATAACAGATATCCTGAACCATCTTTCCGACGAGGCTGTAATCCTCGGGTATCTCGCCGTTTTTGATGTCGCTGCCGAGTATCGAACAGAGTATCCTTCTGAAATACTCGTGCCGCGAATAGGAGAGGAAACTGCGTGAGTCGGTGAGCATACCGACAAACCTGCTCAACAGGCCCAGGTTTGAGAGAGCCTCTATCTGTTTTGTCATGCCGTCTTTCTGGTCGAGGAACCACCAGCCCGAGCCGTACTGCATCTTTCCGGCTGTTGTTCCGTCCTGGAAGTTTCCTATCATGGTTGCCAGCATCTCGTTATCTTTTGGATGCAGGTTGTATAGGATTGTTTTCGCCAGTTTTTTCTTCTGGTCGAGCCGGTCGAGGAATCTCGAAAGCGGCTTTGCATAAGAGCAGTCGCCGATCGAATCGAAACCGGTATCCGGGCCGAGACTGTTGGCAAAGCGGGTGTTGTTGTTGCGCATTGCGCCGATGTGGAACTGCTGCACCCAGCCTTTCTCCGCGTCCATCAGTGCAAACTCGTGGAGCATTGCGGATTTGAACTTCAGCACGTCTTCGCCGGATACATTCTCTCCGCAGCGGAGCAGGTCGAAAATCCGTTTAGCATCTGCTTCTGAATATTCCTCCGCAAAGACCGTTTCCAGGCCGTGGTCACTCATACGGCAGCCCGCGTCATGGAAAAAGTTATGACGGCGGCGGATCGCGGCGATGTAATTAGCATAATTGCGTATGTCCATATCGGCGGCGGATTCGAGCCTGTCAACCCAGGCATTGAATCTGGCAGGGTGGTCAACATCCATACCCCTGTCAGGCCGCCAGGTCGGCAGGACTTTGGCCTCAAAACCGCTTTCTTTTATCCTTTTATGGCTCCCAAGCCCGTCCACAGGGTCATCTGTCGTGCAGATCACCCTGACGTTTGCCCTGCGGATCAGCGAGCGGCAGGAAAACTCACTGCTTCGAAGCATCTCAGAGCACTTGTCGTAAATTTCTCTTGCCGTATCGGGATTTAGCAGTTTGTCGATGCCGAAGGTGTTTTTCAGTTCAAGATGTGTCCAGTGGTAGAGCGGATTGCGGAGTGTGCACGGCACGGTAGCCGCCCATGCCTGGAACTTTTCCCAGTCGCTTGCATTGCCGGTACAGAATTTCTCTTCCACGCCGTTGCTCCGCATCGCCCGCCACTTGTAATGGTCGCCGTGCAGCCACACCTCAGAGATGTTCTGGAATCGCCGGTCATCAGCGATATCCGCCGGCGAGATATGGCAGTGATAATCGTATATCGGCATATCCGCGGCGTATTCGTGGTAGAGCTTTCTGGCGGGTTCGCTGTTGAGCAGGAAGTCTTTTGTTATAAATGACATTTGAGCTTTCCTTTCATGTATCGAAAAATGCGGCGGATATGTCCGGTGAATAAAAACGGAAAAAGCCGCCGGTTATCTCCGCAAAAAACGCGGGGAATACTCTTATTGTATCCCCCGCAGGCTTTATTGTCAAGCGATATAAGTAGATGCAGCCGTTGAGCCGCCGCGTCCTGTCCAGTTGGTGTGGAAGAACTCGCCGCGGGGCTTGTCAACGCGTTCGTATGTGTGAGCGCCGAAGTAGTCACGCTGCGCCTGGAGCAGATTCGCCGGCAGCCTCTCGCTGCTGTAGCCGTCGAAGTAGCTCAGAGCCGAGCTCATTGCCGGCATCGGAACGCCCATGTTCACCGCTGCCGTTACAACGCGGCGCCATGAATCCTGAGCGCTTTCTACCGCGTCCTTGAAGAACGGGTCAAGCAGCAGGTTTACGATCTCGGGGTTGTTCTCGAAGGCTTCTTTGATTTTGCCCAGGAACGCCGAGCGGATAATACAGCCGCCGCGCCACATCAGGGCGATTCCGCCGTAGTTGAGGTCCCAGCCGTATTCTGCCGCCGCCGCACGCATAAGCTGATAGCCCTGCGCATAGCTGACGATCTTCGAGGCGTAGAGTGCCTTGCGCAGGTCCTGTATCATCTGCTTTTTGTCGCCGTCAAAAGCAGACTTCTGCTTGTTGATAATCTTGGCGGCCTGTACGCGTTCTTCCTTGAGTGCCGAGAGGCAGCGGGCGAATACAGCCTCGCCGATGAGTGTCAGCGGCTGGCCGGCGTCGAGTGCGGCGATTGCGGTCCATTTGCCGGTACCCTTCTGGCCGGCGGTGTCGAGGATCAGGTCAACTACAGCGTTGCCGTCTTCGTCCTTGTAGCCGAGTATGTCGCGTGTGATTTCGATCAGGTATGAGTCGAGCTCGCCTTCGTTCCATTCGCTGAATACATCGTGCATCTCTTCGTTGCTCATACCCAGGCCTTCTTTCATCATCTGGTACGTCTCGCAGATCATCTGCATATCGCCGTACTCGATACCGTTGTGCACCATCTTTACAAAGTGGCCTGCGCCGCCCTGGCCGACCCAGTCGCAGCACGGCTCACCTTCGTCGGTTTGAGCGGATATCTTCTGGAATATAGGCTTGACAGGTTCCCACGCCGCGGGGCTGCCGCCGGGCATGATAGAAGGGCCGGTGAGTGCTCCCTCTTCGCCGCCGGAGACACCGGTGCCGATGTAGAGCTTGCCCTTGCTCTCGACGTATTCCATACGGCGGATTGTGTCGGGGAAGTGCGAGTTGCCGCCGTCAATGATGATGTCGCCGTCGTCAAGAAGCGGCAGAACCTGGTCGATGAACATGTCAACGGGTTTGCCCGCCTTGACCATGATCATTACCTTACGCGGTTTCGCCAGTGAGTCAACAAACTCCTCAACGCTCATAGCGCCGATGATGTTTTTGCCTTTGGCACGTCCGTTAATGAAATTTTCCACCTTTGAGGTTGTACGGTTGTAGCATGCCACGGTGAAGCCCTTGCTTTCCATGTTAAGGATCAGGTTCTCACCCATCACCGCCAGGCCTACAACGCCAATATCTGCTTTTGCCATTTTTAAGTTCTCCAAATTTAATTTTAATTTTATTTTTTTGACAGGATTACAGGATAAAAGTTATGAGTGAAGAGCTAAGAGTGAAAAGTTATGGAATTCGCTACGCTCATGGCTACCTCAATTCTTAATTCTTTTCACACAAATCGTTCTTTATACGCCCACAGGCCCATGCCGGGGTTTGAGATGTAGAATATCTCTTCGCCGTCAACCATGTTGAAACCGTCTTTGAGTTTCTCGGGGTTATAGCGGGCCGCCATCCGGTCAAGGTCGGCATATTTGAAATTCACGCTTTCTATCTGTTCACGGGTTAAATGCCCCGGGCAGTAGGTTACGCTGAAACGTCCCTCGCTTGAGCCGTGTATCAGATGCGCTGCGGCGCTGAGGTTGCCCTTGAGGTCGTCGGTGCTGTCAACAAGCTCAAGCACCTTCTTTGTGCCGACATAGCCGTACTTGCGGATAAGCCGGTCGATCTCTGGATCCTCGCCGAACTCGTGAAGCCCGGGAGCCAGAACGATCAGCTCGCCGCCGTCCGCCATCGCCATTCGTGTTCGGTAGATACTCTTGTTGCCCAGCCAGGTGCTTTTGAACTCTTCGGCCTCGAGATATACAACCGCTTTTTTCAGCGGCTTATCGAGCATCTGAAAATTGGTTTTCAGCGAAAGATCCGCCGCGAGGTTGAAGCACTCAACATCGTCTCCGACAAAGAGCCCGCGGACGGCCTGGCCGGAATCTGTCGCTGCCACGACTGTTTGGACATAGACTATCGGCAGGTGCGAGGCAAAATTGTCCGAGGCATAGTTGAGCACGCGGCGTACAGGCGTATCTGCCCGTCCCATCATGCGTTCCATGCCGTAGGCTGCTCCAAGGAAGTGGCTTTTGTTGATGCCTTCCGCGCCGCCGGTGCCGACGAATATGTTTTTATTGTAGTTTGCCATGCCGACAACCTCGTGGGGCACGACCTGGCCGATTGAGAGTATCAGGTCAAACCCGCCCTCTGCCAGCAGCTTTGCCACCTGTGCCGGCCAGTCGAAATCAACACGTCCTTCGCTGACCTCGCTGATAAACTCTCCGGGCACAGTGCCGAGCGTTACAATCCCGTTTCGCCAGTCATGCACACGAAACAGCCCGTGCGGCACGCCGGGGAACATGCGGTCCATCTCGGCCTCTGTCATGGCGAAATGCGTACCCAGCGCCGGCAGGATATCCGTTACCGTCTCGCCGTAATACTGCCATGCCAGCTTTGTCAGCTCGCCGGCACGCGAATAGAACCGTGTGATATCCGGCGGCACAATCAGCACCTTTTTACGCGGGCCCAGCTTATCAAGAGCCGCGTAAAGGCCCGCCTTGAGGTCTTCGCCGGAAAGCCGGTTGTCTTGAGAGCCATTTTTATAGTAAAGCATATTTTCCTCTGATTTTTCTATCCGCAGATTTTCGCAGATTATTTCTTCGCAGGTCGGCCATCCCTGGCCGACACTAAAATATGCCAACCGTCCTCGGCCGACATTAAAACAGGTCAACCATCTCCGGTTGACATGAAAATGACAAGCGGGGATGCTTGCCCTACTTAACTCTTAACTTTTTAATCATGTCTATTTTATTTATCTCAAATCTGAAATATCAAATTTCAAATTGAGAAAATTCGTGAATTTTCTCTACAATCGGGCCACAGCCCGGGGCCGCTCACTAATGCCTATTGCCTGCTGCCTAATGCCTGCTTATCACACTCCGCCGAAGGCGCTGTATCCGCCGTCAACGGGCACTACTACGCCGGTAACGAACTTCGCCGCCTCGCTTATCAGCCATATTAGTGTTCCGCTGAGCTCTTCTGCCTCGCCGAACCTGCCCATGGGCGTATGGTCAACGATGCTCTGGCCGCGGGGGGTGAAATCGCCGGTCTTCTCGTCTGTTACGAGGAATCTGTTCTGATCAGTTATAAAGAACCCCGGCGCGATGGCGTTGACGCGTATCTTGTCAGAGTAGTTCTGGCACATATGCACCGCCAGCCACTGTGTAAAGTTGCTCACCGCGGCCTTGGCGGCAGAGTATGCCGGTATCTTGGTCAGCGGCTTGAACGCGTTCATGCTGGAGATATTGATGATAACTCCGCTTCCGGCATCTGCCATGACCTTGCCGAAGACCTGCGTCGGCAGGAGTGTTCCCAGAAAGTTCAGGTCAAAGACAAACTTGATTGCTTCTGCGGGGATGTCAAACAGCGGCATATCAGGGCCTGTAGTAGCGGATTTATGGTTCCCGCCGGCACCGTTTATCAGGACATCACAGCCGCCGAATGCCTTCATTACTTCGTCTTTGGCGGCAATGATCGATTCCTTGTCCAGCACATCGCACTTGACCGCGACGGCATTTCCGCCGACTGAACGGATCTGATGGGCGACTTCTTCGGCGGCGTCGAAATTCCGGTCAAGTATCGCCACGTTGGCTCCTGCCAGCCCTACAGCTCTGGCCATCGAGCCGCAAAGCACGCCGCCGGCTCCTGTTATAGCAATGTTCTTTCCTTTTACGTCAAATTCGTTCATGGTTCATTCCTCTTTAAATAGGCGGTGGTAGAATAAATACCGCAAGAAATTAAAAATTTAATTTATCGACACTCGAAATAATTATTATTCTATCAGCTTGCCAAACAAAATCCAACCTTTTATTATTTAATTTATCACGTTTACAATAAAGAGTTTACAGGCATGTCGAAATAATTCAAGGCGTTTTGTGCAGATAGTAATGATGGATTTTGTAAAATGCCTGTTGAGCACTATCTTCTCACTGCTGAGGCGGTCTAAAATCATTTAGGGAGTGATGTTTTTTGTTTTTTTCTTGTAATTCCTGCTGAAACAAGGAATAATGATTAAAGTGCCAAAGCGATTTTCTAACAGATTAAAACAAGGAGAGAAAAATGAAAAAGACAAGCATCGTCACTGCTGCCCTGTTTCTTGCCGGAACACTAACAGCCGGACTTAATATCACACTAAGTGATTT
Proteins encoded:
- the uxaC gene encoding glucuronate isomerase, which encodes MSFITKDFLLNSEPARKLYHEYAADMPIYDYHCHISPADIADDRRFQNISEVWLHGDHYKWRAMRSNGVEEKFCTGNASDWEKFQAWAATVPCTLRNPLYHWTHLELKNTFGIDKLLNPDTAREIYDKCSEMLRSSEFSCRSLIRRANVRVICTTDDPVDGLGSHKRIKESGFEAKVLPTWRPDRGMDVDHPARFNAWVDRLESAADMDIRNYANYIAAIRRRHNFFHDAGCRMSDHGLETVFAEEYSEADAKRIFDLLRCGENVSGEDVLKFKSAMLHEFALMDAEKGWVQQFHIGAMRNNNTRFANSLGPDTGFDSIGDCSYAKPLSRFLDRLDQKKKLAKTILYNLHPKDNEMLATMIGNFQDGTTAGKMQYGSGWWFLDQKDGMTKQIEALSNLGLLSRFVGMLTDSRSFLSYSRHEYFRRILCSILGSDIKNGEIPEDYSLVGKMVQDICYNNAVNYFGIEV
- a CDS encoding SDR family oxidoreductase, producing the protein MNEFDVKGKNIAITGAGGVLCGSMARAVGLAGANVAILDRNFDAAEEVAHQIRSVGGNAVAVKCDVLDKESIIAAKDEVMKAFGGCDVLINGAGGNHKSATTGPDMPLFDIPAEAIKFVFDLNFLGTLLPTQVFGKVMADAGSGVIINISSMNAFKPLTKIPAYSAAKAAVSNFTQWLAVHMCQNYSDKIRVNAIAPGFFITDQNRFLVTDEKTGDFTPRGQSIVDHTPMGRFGEAEELSGTLIWLISEAAKFVTGVVVPVDGGYSAFGGV
- a CDS encoding lactate racemase domain-containing protein, giving the protein MLYYKNGSQDNRLSGEDLKAGLYAALDKLGPRKKVLIVPPDITRFYSRAGELTKLAWQYYGETVTDILPALGTHFAMTEAEMDRMFPGVPHGLFRVHDWRNGIVTLGTVPGEFISEVSEGRVDFDWPAQVAKLLAEGGFDLILSIGQVVPHEVVGMANYNKNIFVGTGGAEGINKSHFLGAAYGMERMMGRADTPVRRVLNYASDNFASHLPIVYVQTVVAATDSGQAVRGLFVGDDVECFNLAADLSLKTNFQMLDKPLKKAVVYLEAEEFKSTWLGNKSIYRTRMAMADGGELIVLAPGLHEFGEDPEIDRLIRKYGYVGTKKVLELVDSTDDLKGNLSAAAHLIHGSSEGRFSVTYCPGHLTREQIESVNFKYADLDRMAARYNPEKLKDGFNMVDGEEIFYISNPGMGLWAYKERFV
- the gnd gene encoding decarboxylating NADP(+)-dependent phosphogluconate dehydrogenase, with product MAKADIGVVGLAVMGENLILNMESKGFTVACYNRTTSKVENFINGRAKGKNIIGAMSVEEFVDSLAKPRKVMIMVKAGKPVDMFIDQVLPLLDDGDIIIDGGNSHFPDTIRRMEYVESKGKLYIGTGVSGGEEGALTGPSIMPGGSPAAWEPVKPIFQKISAQTDEGEPCCDWVGQGGAGHFVKMVHNGIEYGDMQMICETYQMMKEGLGMSNEEMHDVFSEWNEGELDSYLIEITRDILGYKDEDGNAVVDLILDTAGQKGTGKWTAIAALDAGQPLTLIGEAVFARCLSALKEERVQAAKIINKQKSAFDGDKKQMIQDLRKALYASKIVSYAQGYQLMRAAAAEYGWDLNYGGIALMWRGGCIIRSAFLGKIKEAFENNPEIVNLLLDPFFKDAVESAQDSWRRVVTAAVNMGVPMPAMSSALSYFDGYSSERLPANLLQAQRDYFGAHTYERVDKPRGEFFHTNWTGRGGSTAASTYIA